The proteins below come from a single Crossiella sp. CA-258035 genomic window:
- a CDS encoding SDR family oxidoreductase: protein MDLGLADKTVLVTGGTRGIGLATARVFAAAGARVAITYRSDAIRAKNVAEELGGALAVPYELAGLDAPDRLAGALHDHWGAGPDVLVANAVRLGRRRPPDERFDEVPIDEWWPVVRENLPGTIRTVQLMSSGMRRRGWGRIALISSHLAHRGGPGQEVYGAVKAALHGLARSLIWDLSRDGVLVNTVCPGLTLTEGVRADLPEHVRSAAIRETPSGRLSTPQEVANVVAFLCSAANGHVNGELITVAGGR from the coding sequence ATGGACCTCGGCCTGGCAGACAAGACCGTGCTCGTCACCGGCGGCACCCGTGGCATCGGCCTCGCGACCGCGCGGGTGTTCGCCGCCGCAGGCGCCCGGGTCGCGATCACCTACAGATCCGACGCGATCCGGGCGAAGAACGTCGCGGAGGAGCTGGGCGGCGCGCTCGCCGTGCCGTACGAGCTGGCCGGCCTGGACGCCCCGGACCGGCTGGCCGGCGCCCTCCACGATCATTGGGGTGCCGGACCGGACGTGCTGGTCGCCAACGCGGTCCGGCTCGGGCGCCGACGCCCGCCGGACGAACGCTTCGACGAGGTGCCGATCGACGAGTGGTGGCCGGTCGTGCGGGAGAACCTCCCCGGCACGATCCGCACGGTGCAGCTCATGTCCTCGGGCATGCGACGGCGCGGCTGGGGCCGCATCGCGCTGATCTCCTCGCACCTCGCGCACCGGGGCGGACCAGGCCAGGAGGTGTACGGCGCGGTCAAGGCGGCGCTGCACGGGCTGGCCAGGAGCCTGATCTGGGACCTGTCACGCGACGGCGTCCTGGTCAACACCGTCTGCCCGGGACTGACCCTCACCGAGGGCGTCCGCGCGGACCTGCCCGAGCACGTCCGATCGGCTGCCATCCGGGAGACCCCGAGCGGGCGGCTCAGCACACCGCAGGAGGTGGCGAACGTCGTGGCATTCCTGTGCTCGGCGGCAAACGGCCATGTGAACGGCGAACTCATCACGGTTGCAGGTGGTAGATAA
- a CDS encoding FAD-dependent monooxygenase has product MTDVLVVGAGPVGLTLTHELLRRGVRVRLIDSADGPSVTSRALATHARSLEIYDQMGIVDRVLARGRRVQHFTMHQRGRRLVRFGPDYSELPTRFPFTLVIDQALTEEVLREAVEGLGTAVEWGVRLEDLRQNDTEAIATLRRADGSSEQVRTPWLVGCDGGHSTVRKRLELPLIGDSSERWLIADASVEVDLPTDSLHLMHLKGGTIMLVPFPQEGRWRLLDTVDVSYDGDKEALAARFADKIRTGCGLPATVRDLTWVSVFDIQQRMIPRMRDGRCFVAGDAAHVHSPASGQGLNTGVQDAFNLAWKLAMVVRGHARDPLLDSFSAERVPVGRALLDTTKTATRMVALKSAVQGVALPIAFAVIRNTPPLKGKIERKIMRGMTALALRYDDSPLTHAGTDPAARGPRPGGRVTEVTEADAAQPGWSALLAQLRDGRWTLAVTADADRHLVSAVGKEHADWLSPHVVDEVVRRGLGLASQGWLLVRPDGYVSDRGERLDPAALTAAFARLHLSAALTDPVR; this is encoded by the coding sequence ATGACGGACGTCCTGGTGGTGGGTGCCGGCCCGGTCGGCCTCACCCTGACCCACGAGCTGCTGCGGCGGGGCGTGCGGGTGCGGCTGATCGACTCCGCGGACGGGCCGTCCGTCACCAGCCGCGCCCTGGCCACGCACGCGCGATCGCTGGAGATCTACGACCAGATGGGGATCGTGGACCGCGTTCTCGCGCGAGGCCGGCGGGTGCAGCACTTCACCATGCACCAGCGCGGCCGCCGGCTGGTGCGCTTCGGGCCGGACTACTCCGAGCTCCCGACCCGGTTCCCGTTCACCCTCGTCATCGACCAGGCCCTGACCGAGGAGGTGCTGCGTGAGGCGGTGGAGGGCCTCGGCACGGCCGTCGAGTGGGGCGTGCGCCTGGAGGATCTGCGGCAGAACGACACGGAGGCGATCGCCACGCTGCGTCGCGCCGACGGCTCCTCCGAGCAGGTGCGGACGCCGTGGCTGGTCGGCTGCGACGGCGGCCACAGCACCGTCCGCAAGCGGCTCGAACTGCCGCTGATCGGCGACTCCAGCGAGCGGTGGCTGATCGCCGACGCCTCGGTCGAGGTGGACCTGCCCACGGACAGCCTGCACCTGATGCACCTCAAGGGCGGGACGATCATGCTCGTGCCGTTCCCGCAGGAGGGGCGGTGGCGGCTGCTGGACACGGTCGACGTCAGCTACGACGGCGACAAGGAGGCGCTGGCCGCACGCTTCGCCGACAAGATCAGGACAGGGTGCGGCCTGCCCGCCACGGTCCGCGACCTCACCTGGGTCTCCGTCTTCGACATCCAGCAGCGCATGATCCCCCGGATGCGCGACGGCCGGTGCTTCGTCGCCGGCGACGCCGCGCACGTGCACAGCCCCGCCTCCGGCCAAGGCCTCAACACCGGCGTCCAGGACGCGTTCAACCTGGCCTGGAAGCTGGCCATGGTCGTCCGCGGGCACGCCCGTGACCCGCTGCTCGACAGTTTCTCCGCCGAGCGTGTCCCGGTGGGACGGGCGCTCCTCGACACGACGAAGACCGCGACCCGGATGGTGGCGCTCAAGAGCGCCGTTCAGGGCGTGGCGCTGCCGATCGCCTTCGCGGTCATCCGCAACACACCACCGCTCAAGGGCAAGATCGAGCGCAAGATCATGCGCGGCATGACCGCCCTCGCCCTGCGCTACGACGACAGTCCGCTCACCCACGCCGGCACGGATCCGGCGGCGCGGGGGCCACGACCCGGTGGACGCGTCACCGAAGTCACCGAGGCTGACGCCGCGCAGCCTGGCTGGTCCGCTCTCCTGGCGCAGCTGCGCGACGGCCGCTGGACCCTGGCGGTGACCGCGGACGCGGACCGGCACCTCGTGTCCGCCGTGGGGAAGGAACACGCGGACTGGCTGTCGCCGCACGTCGTGGACGAGGTGGTCCGCCGCGGCCTCGGTCTGGCCAGTCAGGGATGGCTGCTCGTGCGTCCCGACGGCTACGTCTCCGACCGTGGCGAACGCCTCGACCCGGCCGCCCTCACCGCGGCGTTCGCGCGGTTGCACCTGTCGGCCGCGCTCACCGATCCGGTGCGCTGA